Within the Sarcophilus harrisii chromosome 2, mSarHar1.11, whole genome shotgun sequence genome, the region tcattacaacaaaatttaaaaaataggaggGGGAACTAAGATGATGAGAGCGCCGATAAAACCAGGGCCGCGTCCAGATGGTTCTGGGGCctggaagaaaaagagacagcaAAAGGAGGGATGATTAAGTGGGCCAGGGCTCGGGTCCCCGAGAGGAGAAggattcaaatttaaattcaaatttaaaatgctctaaattgtaatttatttatatatgtatatgtcatacATACATCGACCCGGAaccataagaggaaaaaaaaaagttctttatgtCACGGACAGAGGCCAAACCTAGGGCCCAGTGGCCAAGCCCGAGGCCCAAGAGCTTTCCACCCTCCCTTGTGGTCCTACAATCGGGGAACCGGAAGGAAAGGAGGGCATTGCTCAGTCCCAGAACCAGCCCCGAGAACTGGGAAAGAAAGAAGTCCGGGTTAGCGTCCACCACAGTTCTGCCTCCCCAGGTCGCTTAAGCCAGCTCTCAAAAATCTAGTGGGTTTAGGACAGACCCAGGacggaggaggagggggggggagggagggaagagaggaaagggggttAGATCTGGTTCTTTAGATGCCAAGTACACGTTTCCCGATGGAAGTGGCTCTAAACAGCATGCCTTCCTCCAAAATAGCTTCCTGtggtctcttttctcttttccctggaTATATTACTGTGTCACAGTATTCTTACtgccctcccctttctcccagcAGGGTCTCTTACCGCCTGGGCACGGGCTGGAAAGCTGTCTTTAGTAACTTTTTCTCTACTTCCAAGGCACTAGAGCGatctaagaaggaaggaaaaaatggccTTTTAGAGATGTGTAATAGAGACCCGAGGAGCGTAGCCTACCTCCCCCGAATAGCTCAGGGATCTGCTGAAGGGCTCAAGGCCCCTATTCCAAGGCGGTATCCCCAGAGAAACCCACAGTTTCCTCCCGTAACCAACCCTCTACCATTCTTCTCCGACGCTCAATAATCACCTGTTCCGCCTTCTGGCTCCGCAGGCCGGGCGAAGGCGGCGACAGCAGAGGGACCTGGAGGGCCTGGTAGCCCCAGTAGATGAGGAGGACTTGAACCGAGCAGGGAGAGAGGGTGCGGACGGGGGGCGGGAGGTGGGCCTGGGAACGGCCTGTTGGTCCACGGGGGAAACTTGCCCAGAGGCCCAGTGACTAGTCTGTGGGCCGCGGCCGCGGCGGCTGCTGCGGCAGCAGGGGCTAACTGCAGGGCTGGTGGTGGTGCGGCTGCTGCTCCCGGGGGAGAGCCCCCGGCGCCAGACGGAGAGCGGCGCGGGTTGTCCGGGCTAGTGGCAGTCTCCGCCAGAGACCAGATTTTGGGTTTCTGCAATGTGGAAGGCGGAGCTGGGGCCGGAACGCATGGATCCAAGCCAGTTGGAGGAGAGGGAGTAGACGGGGGTACTGGACCCGCAGGCGGTGGAACCGGGGCTAACGGTAGGACCGGAGGCGGTCTCTCCTCGAAGCCCTCAGAGCCGTCCTCCGAGTCACTATTCTTATGGTCCGAAATGGTCCCCAGGCTGAGGTCCGCATCTCGCCGGGCTGCGGTTACCAGCGACAATTCGGATCCTGAGACTGCCCCATCTAAATTCTCCAGATCTATCTCCTCGTCCTCGTCCTCCTCGCCCAGGCCCTCGCCCCCCGcgtcctcctcctccccacctaaGTCTTCCTCTTCCAGTTCCAACTCTCGTTTGTTGtcttcttcatcctcttcctCGTCTTCTTCTCTTTCACTGCCATATGCGTTGCCCTCCTCGTCCGTGCGACTTCGGGGTGCCCAGGTCATCTTGTTCTCTTTCTTGAGGCGTCTCCGAGCATTGGCGAACCAGGTGGAGACCTGGGTGAGAGTCATCTTGGTAATGATGGCCAACATGATCTTCTCGCCTTTGGTGGGGTACGGGTTCTTGCGGTGTTCATTGAGCCAGGCCTTCAGCGTACTGGTGCTCTCCCGAGTCGCGTTTTTGGGACGGGACGGATCGCCAAACTGGTACTGGCCGTAGGGGTAGAAAGCAGCATGGGGATGCGGGAAGGCGGCGGCGGCTGCAGGATGCTGCACTCCTGGGCTCTCCTTTAACTCATACTGCGCACCCTGTGCAAACACGAGGGAGGGAACACGCGCGGAGGGTGCAGAGGTAAGATAGAGCACTTTCTAGGCTCCTGATCTGTATACTCTTTCTCATTCTCATGTGCCCTGTTATACCCGTACACTTCTGGATCAGTCCCCGCACCCATAGTACCCAGTAATCTACTAAATCCACCTTCCCCCCCATTCCCGACCCCAACCTCTGGGTCCCGTCGGCTCCCCTGGCTGCGCTTACCAGCTGCGGGAAGATGGGCAGTTCAGCAGTGTAGGGCAAAAAAGCGCCGTAACCCTGAGCTGCAGCGGCGGCTGCAGCGGCGGCTGCGTAGGGAGCCCCTACTCCGTACATAGAGGAGAGCACATTGGACAGAGTCCCGGAGGCTGCCAATTCTGTGGCCCCGCCGCCCGGGCCACTCCGGGCCCCTCCACTGGCTCCTCCGCCTGCCCCGCCAGAGCCGCCACCGCCACCAGcgccgccgccgctgcctccTCCGGCCCCAGGACGCTCTGGCGGGTAGAGCGGACGGATGTACTGGTATCCGAGCTGAGGGAAGGACATGGTGCAGCCGGGGcccggggcggggggaggggggggaggcaAAAGAGGGGGGAGGGCAGACGGAGAGGGCGCCCGGCCCCCGGGGGCCGCCCTGCTCAGCGCCGCCCGCGGGCTCCCGCAGGCATCGGGGGTTGGGGGCTCCGGGCGCGGGAACAGACTCCCGCACTGCGCTGCCCTGCGCTGCGCTCCGCTCCGCGCTCCCCTATTGATCTGCTCCGCGGCGGCGacggcggcggcagcagcggcTCGGAGCCAGGTCAGGTCCTAACAGATTGGCGGAGATTACCGGGGCTCCCGGCGCTGATTGACATTTCTACTTTGCCCAAGCCCCTCCTCTCCAGCTCTCCTTTCCCCCCGCAGTTCTCTACTttgtctcctctcctctctcaatatctcctctttctcttttctcaggcTTCTCtgtcccctctcttcttccccctccttttcgtTACTTCCTTTGcaccctctttttctttctgtgtttctcctctaatctctctctttctctctctccctccccctcccactttGCTACTGCTCTTTGGCTGATAGTCCCCAGCTCTGCTCGGGATTTGTGGTCACTAAgggtgttgtgtgtgtgtgtgtgtgtgtgtgtgtgtgtgtgtgtgtccctcactcttccccctccctctcttttccccaaatCTCTAGCCTGACGTCTCGCTCGCTTATTCGACTTGTTCTCCTGTCTCCTTTCAGAGATCGCCAATCCCGGGTGCGCGTTACAGTAGGGTGAGCCCTGCCCCGCGCGGATGTACCGCGGGGGGCAAGAGTCCTCCTCCCGCCCCTTCTCTGAAGAGCGGAGAGATGTGattgggagggggtggggatgaAGGCAAGGAAACGTTTATGCTGGGGAGTTTAATAAAAAAGTATGCAATGAGCTCTCCTTCTTCTCGCATTTTCACTTACCCTGGCGTTGGAACGAGGGTTACtgtataaatggggaaaaatccaAATTTGGTGGATTTTCAGTAGAGTGGGTGTTTGGGCGCTGTGAAGATGAGAGTGGTGTCATGGGGAGTTATTTCTCCGGGTCCGTTTTCAGCCGGGTTTCCTCTCAGCACCTTCACCTCCACCCCCACTCCAGTGCAGTATTTCGGGCCAGGAATGAATTCGAAAGGGGATAA harbors:
- the IRX3 gene encoding iroquois-class homeodomain protein IRX-3 — its product is MSFPQLGYQYIRPLYPPERPGAGGGSGGGAGGGGGSGGAGGGASGGARSGPGGGATELAASGTLSNVLSSMYGVGAPYAAAAAAAAAAQGYGAFLPYTAELPIFPQLGAQYELKESPGVQHPAAAAAFPHPHAAFYPYGQYQFGDPSRPKNATRESTSTLKAWLNEHRKNPYPTKGEKIMLAIITKMTLTQVSTWFANARRRLKKENKMTWAPRSRTDEEGNAYGSEREEDEEEDEEDNKRELELEEEDLGGEEEDAGGEGLGEEDEDEEIDLENLDGAVSGSELSLVTAARRDADLSLGTISDHKNSDSEDGSEGFEERPPPVLPLAPVPPPAGPVPPSTPSPPTGLDPCVPAPAPPSTLQKPKIWSLAETATSPDNPRRSPSGAGGSPPGAAAAPPPALQLAPAAAAAAAAAAHRLVTGPLGKFPPWTNRPFPGPPPAPRPHPLSLLGSSPPHLLGLPGPPGPSAVAAFARPAEPEGGTDRSSALEVEKKLLKTAFQPVPRRPQNHLDAALVLSALSSS